The following are encoded in a window of Microcaecilia unicolor chromosome 14, aMicUni1.1, whole genome shotgun sequence genomic DNA:
- the LOC115457209 gene encoding olfactory receptor 11H4-like has product MEENDTTGTDFLLAGFPMTWEQEVIAFFVFLFIYVLTVLSNILIIALVRVDRCLHKPMYFFLSNFSFLEIWYISCTIPKMLSDFLSKKKSVSKNGCIVQFYFLFFCGAMENLLLSVMAFDRFIAICYPLRYPAVMNDTTCSRLAGGCWITSFLIMLLPAVPMSQLPFCGPFIIDHVFCDFAPLLKLSCIRNSLSEISFLFLAWVVLLGSFVLIMISYVFIISTIVKTSSGSGKQNAFTTCSSHLLVVFLYYGTVLFIYVRPSAQATFDVDKVVSVFYCMVTPLLNPLIYSLRNQDVRSALKRMIIKLRGLKRKESMSSL; this is encoded by the coding sequence ATGGAAGAGAATGACACCACGGGGACAGATTTCCTGCTTGCCGGGTTCCCCATGACTTGGGAACAAGAGGTCATTGCTTTCTTCGTCTTTCTATTCATCTATGTTTTAACTGTCCTGTCCAACATCCTTATCATTGCGCTGGTGAGAGTAGACCGATGCCTCCACAaacccatgtacttcttcctaAGTAATTTCTCTTTCTTGGAAATATGGTACATTTCTTGCACCATCCCCAAAATGTTGTCTGACTTTCTGAGCAAGAAAAAATCAGTTTCTAAAAACGGATGCATTGTGCAGTTCTACTTCCTCTTTTTCTGTGGGGCCATGGAGAATCTTCTTCTGTCTGTGATGGCCTTTGACAGGTTTATTGCTATTTGCTATCCCCTGCGCTATCCAGCTGTTATGAACGATACCACGTGTTCCCGGTTGGCTGGTGGCTGCTGGATTACTAGCTTTTTGATCATGCTGTTGCCTGCAGTTCCTatgtctcagctgccattttgtgGACCTTTTATAATTGACCATGTCTTCTGTGACTTTGCACCTCTTCTGAAACTGTCATGCATAAGAAACTCCTTGAGTGaaatttccttcctctttctcgCTTGGGTTGTTCTTCTAGGCTCTTTCGTTTTGATCATGATATCTTATGTTTTCATTATCTCGACTATTGTGAAAACGTCCTCTGGCTCAGGGAAACAGAATGCctttaccacctgttcctcccatCTCCTCGTGGTTTTCCTTTATTACGGGACGGTGCTTTTCATTTATGTCCGGCCATCAGCCCAAGCTACATTTGATGTGGACAAAGTGGTATCTGTTTTCTATTGTATGGTCACCCCACTGTTGAACCCTCTGATCTACAGCCTGAGGAACCAAGACGTGAGGTCAGCCCTGAAAAGGATGATCATTAAACTAAGAGGGCTGAAGAGGAAAGAGAGTATGTCCTCTTTGTGA